A section of the Sphaerobacter thermophilus DSM 20745 genome encodes:
- the pruA gene encoding L-glutamate gamma-semialdehyde dehydrogenase — MRGPFQNEPALDFSLPENRAAMRAALEQVKSQLGQRYPIVIGGERRETGEWIRSVNPGHPDQVVGLVAKARAADVEDAVAAAEAAYQEWRRMPASGRASVLFRMAAIIRRRKLELAAWMVYELDKPWDEAEGEVCEAIDFLEWYGRQALELAQPVQLSHIPEEAVQLYWVPLGVGVIIPPWNFPCAILTGMTMGPVAAGNTAIVKPASNTPVIGYKMFEIMEEAGVPAGVVNFLPGSGAEVGDALVDHPRVRFVNFTGSKDVGVRIYERAARVQPGQRWLKRVAAEMGGKDAIIVDADADLADAAQGIVASAFGFSGQKCSACSRAIVHADVYDEIVERVVALTRETVKVGSGESGEATVCAVVDEKQYRTILNYIEIGKQEGRLVLGGEPAEGPGYYIQPTIFADVPADARIACEEIFGPVLAIVKAKDFDEALAIANASEYGLTGSVYSRNRAHLERARFEFEVGNLYLNRKCTAALQGVHGFGGMKLSGTNTRAGGPDYLQHFMELKSVGERL; from the coding sequence ATGCGCGGACCGTTTCAGAATGAGCCAGCATTGGATTTCTCCCTCCCGGAGAATCGCGCGGCGATGCGGGCGGCGCTGGAGCAGGTGAAGAGCCAGCTCGGGCAGCGCTATCCCATCGTCATCGGCGGTGAGCGGCGGGAGACGGGCGAGTGGATCCGCTCGGTCAACCCGGGTCACCCGGATCAGGTCGTGGGCCTGGTCGCCAAGGCACGGGCGGCCGACGTCGAGGATGCGGTGGCAGCGGCGGAGGCCGCGTACCAGGAGTGGCGGCGGATGCCGGCCAGCGGGCGCGCCAGCGTGCTGTTCCGCATGGCGGCGATCATCCGGCGGCGCAAGCTGGAGCTGGCGGCCTGGATGGTCTACGAGCTCGACAAGCCCTGGGATGAGGCCGAGGGCGAGGTCTGCGAGGCGATTGACTTCCTGGAGTGGTACGGGCGGCAGGCGCTGGAGCTGGCGCAGCCGGTCCAGTTGAGCCACATCCCGGAGGAGGCCGTTCAGCTCTACTGGGTGCCGCTGGGCGTCGGCGTGATCATCCCGCCGTGGAACTTCCCCTGCGCCATTCTGACCGGGATGACGATGGGCCCGGTCGCGGCGGGCAACACGGCGATCGTCAAGCCGGCCAGCAACACCCCGGTCATCGGCTACAAGATGTTCGAGATCATGGAGGAGGCCGGCGTCCCGGCGGGCGTGGTCAACTTCCTCCCGGGCAGTGGTGCCGAGGTGGGCGACGCGCTCGTCGACCACCCGCGGGTGCGCTTCGTCAACTTCACGGGCTCAAAGGACGTGGGCGTCCGCATCTACGAGCGGGCGGCCCGGGTGCAGCCGGGGCAGCGGTGGCTCAAGCGGGTCGCGGCCGAGATGGGCGGCAAGGACGCAATCATCGTCGATGCCGATGCTGACCTGGCCGACGCAGCGCAGGGCATCGTCGCGTCCGCCTTCGGCTTCTCCGGCCAGAAGTGCTCGGCCTGCTCGCGCGCTATCGTCCACGCCGACGTCTACGACGAGATCGTGGAGCGCGTCGTGGCGCTGACGCGGGAGACGGTCAAGGTCGGCTCCGGCGAGAGCGGCGAGGCAACCGTCTGCGCCGTGGTCGATGAGAAGCAGTACCGCACGATCCTGAACTACATCGAGATCGGCAAGCAGGAGGGGCGCCTGGTGCTCGGCGGTGAGCCGGCCGAGGGGCCGGGCTACTACATCCAGCCGACGATCTTCGCCGACGTCCCGGCCGATGCTCGCATCGCCTGCGAGGAGATCTTCGGCCCGGTGCTGGCGATCGTGAAGGCGAAGGACTTCGACGAGGCGCTGGCCATCGCGAACGCGAGCGAGTACGGCCTGACCGGGTCGGTCTACTCGCGGAACCGGGCCCACCTGGAGCGGGCACGGTTCGAGTTCGAGGTGGGCAACCTCTATCTAAACCGGAAGTGCACCGCGGCACTGCAAGGGGTGCATGGCTTCGGCGGGATGAAGCTGAGCGGGACGAACACCCGAGCGGGTGGTCCCGACTACCTGCAGCACTTCATGGAGTTGAAGTCGGTCGGCGAGCGGCTCTAG
- a CDS encoding dihydrodipicolinate synthase family protein translates to MPGLRGVYNILSTPFRPDGAIDEASLRRLTEATIGMGVDGITILGVAGEAQKLLQEERRRLIEIVMEVTAGRVPIIVGTSHDGTEATIAASREAQAAGAAGVMVAPPTFLQPGPALTRHYERVAAAIDIPIVLQDFPPVNGVTLSPRAMADLVRAVPAITTIKLEDPPTPQRTAQTLQLLEGRATIVGGLGGMYMLDELRRGASGTMTGFAYPEILVRIWRAWESGDRAEAEATYYRYLPLLVFEGQPKLGVAIRKEILRRRGLIDCAVLREPGPRLDDGIREDLEATLRALAIDDVYPPLG, encoded by the coding sequence ATGCCTGGACTCCGTGGGGTGTACAACATCCTCTCGACACCGTTCCGCCCGGACGGGGCAATCGACGAGGCGAGCCTGCGGCGGCTGACCGAGGCCACCATCGGCATGGGGGTCGATGGAATCACCATCCTCGGGGTGGCTGGTGAGGCGCAGAAGCTGCTGCAGGAAGAACGCCGCCGGCTGATTGAGATCGTGATGGAGGTCACCGCCGGACGGGTACCGATCATCGTCGGCACCTCGCACGACGGGACCGAGGCGACGATCGCGGCCAGCCGCGAGGCCCAGGCGGCCGGTGCGGCCGGGGTGATGGTGGCGCCGCCCACCTTCCTGCAACCCGGTCCGGCCCTGACCCGGCACTACGAGCGCGTGGCCGCGGCGATCGACATTCCGATCGTGCTGCAGGACTTCCCGCCGGTCAACGGGGTCACCCTCTCGCCGCGGGCCATGGCCGACCTGGTGCGTGCCGTGCCGGCCATCACCACGATCAAGCTGGAGGACCCGCCGACGCCGCAGCGCACGGCCCAGACGCTGCAGCTGCTGGAAGGGCGGGCCACCATCGTGGGCGGGCTCGGGGGCATGTACATGCTGGATGAGCTGCGGCGCGGCGCCAGTGGGACGATGACCGGCTTCGCCTACCCGGAAATCCTGGTCCGGATCTGGCGCGCCTGGGAGTCGGGCGATCGCGCGGAGGCCGAGGCGACCTACTATCGCTACCTGCCGCTGCTGGTCTTCGAGGGACAGCCGAAGCTGGGCGTGGCAATCCGCAAGGAGATCCTGCGCCGCCGGGGGTTGATCGACTGCGCAGTGCTGCGAGAGCCGGGCCCGCGCCTCGACGACGGCATACGGGAGGATCTCGAGGCCACGCTGCGGGCGCTCGCGATCGACGACGTGTACCCGCCGCTCGGCTAG
- a CDS encoding hydantoinase/oxoprolinase family protein encodes MSRYKVSIDIGGTFTDLVVHDEVGGRAFTGKVLSTPHNPAEGVITGLTTVLDDPREIGFLVHGTTVGLNAFLERRGARVLLITTEGFKDVYTIARGDRKELRALRYRKPTPLVPPSDIHTVRERIRWDGTVQEPLHTEDLEPIIEKIQAEGIRAVAICFLHSYVNPEHELAVREILTQRLPGVSVSLSHEIAREWREYERTSTVVLNAYIAPPIENYLESLERQIAERGVQSRLYVMQSNGGVMTSAAARQTPIQTLLSGPVGGTIGGKALSEALGRPNLLCVDMGGTSFDVSLIVNGELSVSTETVLEGLPVLMSIVDIHTIGAGGGSVAWLEAGALRVGPRSAGADPGPACYGKGGTEPTVTDANLFLGRINPGYFLGGNMTLDYDASARAIGRLADSLGMTSEALAEGILAIVNAKMADAMRTLTVKRGIDPRDFSVLAFGGAGPMHAAALADELEISEVIVPWAPGTFSAWGMLHTDVRHDLVRTFYSALDSTSPEQIDDVFTELEAQGRAILEEEHVPEDRMRFIYSADMRYVGQEYFVNIPVERGNGFSQADIARMTELFHSTYRTRYGHATPGAPLEIVNLRVAALGLLAGRVQGFQPQEETELVRETRKVIFDGEPVDTLILRRDVLPIGATFEGPAVVEEQTATTVVPPNWAGHVDHLGNLILRRKRPAER; translated from the coding sequence GTGAGTAGGTACAAGGTTTCGATTGATATCGGTGGTACGTTCACTGACCTGGTCGTCCACGACGAGGTCGGGGGACGGGCCTTCACGGGCAAGGTGCTCAGCACGCCGCACAATCCGGCGGAGGGTGTCATAACCGGGTTGACCACGGTGCTGGATGACCCACGTGAAATCGGCTTCCTGGTGCACGGTACCACGGTCGGCCTCAATGCGTTCCTCGAGCGGCGGGGGGCCCGTGTCCTGCTCATCACGACCGAAGGATTCAAGGACGTCTACACGATTGCTCGTGGTGACCGCAAAGAGCTTCGTGCGCTCCGTTATCGCAAGCCGACCCCGCTGGTGCCTCCGAGCGACATCCACACTGTTCGCGAGCGCATTCGCTGGGATGGGACGGTGCAGGAGCCGCTGCACACGGAGGATCTCGAGCCGATCATCGAAAAGATCCAAGCAGAGGGAATCCGAGCGGTTGCTATCTGCTTCCTGCACTCCTACGTCAACCCGGAGCACGAACTTGCCGTCCGGGAGATCTTGACCCAGCGCCTGCCGGGCGTTTCGGTCTCCCTCTCCCATGAAATCGCCCGGGAGTGGCGTGAGTACGAGCGAACGTCGACCGTCGTGCTGAATGCGTACATCGCGCCGCCGATTGAGAACTATCTGGAGAGCCTGGAGCGGCAGATCGCCGAGCGCGGGGTGCAGAGCCGCCTCTACGTGATGCAGTCGAACGGCGGGGTGATGACCTCGGCGGCGGCGCGGCAGACCCCGATCCAGACCCTCCTGTCCGGGCCAGTGGGCGGCACCATCGGTGGGAAGGCGTTGAGCGAGGCGCTGGGACGGCCGAACCTGCTCTGCGTCGACATGGGCGGTACCTCCTTTGACGTGAGTCTGATCGTCAATGGCGAGCTGTCGGTCTCGACGGAGACGGTGCTGGAGGGCCTGCCGGTACTGATGTCGATCGTCGACATTCACACGATCGGTGCCGGTGGTGGCTCCGTTGCCTGGCTGGAAGCCGGGGCTTTGCGCGTTGGCCCGCGGAGTGCCGGTGCGGATCCAGGGCCGGCGTGCTACGGCAAGGGCGGCACAGAGCCTACGGTTACGGATGCCAATCTCTTCCTCGGTCGGATCAACCCCGGGTACTTCCTCGGGGGTAACATGACGCTGGACTACGACGCCTCTGCCCGGGCGATCGGGCGGCTCGCGGATAGCCTCGGCATGACGAGCGAGGCGCTGGCGGAGGGGATTCTGGCGATCGTCAATGCCAAGATGGCCGACGCCATGCGCACCCTTACCGTCAAGCGGGGAATCGACCCCCGGGACTTTTCGGTACTGGCGTTCGGTGGGGCCGGTCCCATGCATGCCGCCGCGCTCGCCGACGAGCTGGAGATCAGCGAGGTGATCGTTCCCTGGGCTCCCGGAACCTTCTCGGCGTGGGGCATGCTCCACACCGACGTCAGGCACGATCTGGTCCGCACGTTCTACTCCGCGCTCGACAGCACATCGCCGGAACAGATTGACGACGTCTTCACCGAGTTGGAAGCGCAGGGGCGCGCGATTCTCGAAGAGGAGCATGTGCCCGAAGATCGCATGCGCTTCATCTACTCCGCGGACATGCGCTACGTCGGCCAGGAGTACTTTGTCAACATCCCCGTGGAGCGGGGGAACGGATTCTCACAGGCCGACATCGCGCGGATGACAGAGCTTTTCCACTCGACCTACCGCACGCGGTACGGTCATGCGACACCCGGCGCGCCGTTGGAGATCGTCAATCTACGTGTGGCCGCGCTCGGCTTGCTGGCAGGCCGCGTCCAGGGCTTCCAGCCCCAAGAGGAAACGGAGCTTGTACGCGAGACACGCAAGGTCATCTTCGATGGCGAGCCGGTTGATACGCTGATCCTCCGCCGTGATGTCCTGCCTATCGGGGCCACCTTTGAAGGCCCGGCTGTAGTGGAAGAGCAGACTGCGACGACGGTGGTGCCACCGAATTGGGCGGGTCACGTTGATCACCTCGGCAACCTCATCCTCCGGCGGAAGCGTCCGGCGGAGCGGTAG
- a CDS encoding ABC transporter permease → MQSTGEQLVRPKSRVQRVGVEVVRDYGVVAAFALLFIILSLASPAFLSTRNLLNILDQSAPVAIIACAGTLVIIAGGFDLSAGAVFALSGVIAAKVANAVDPVVGMLAALVVATLLGVFNGLLVAGLHINPFVATFSSAMMIRGLAVVITGGFLVTVTDPAYTVIGRNSLFSVKYSVYILAAFAAVCWFLLVRTKLGRHIYAVGGNPEAARLSGIRVGWIRVLTFAISGFAAGLAGLIASSRVATGQADAGTLIEFTAIAAVVIGGTSIMGGEGTIWRTVVGVLLLALIGNGFNMLSVNPFYQDIVKGAIIVLAVAFDAWSKRRA, encoded by the coding sequence ATGCAGAGCACCGGGGAACAACTCGTTCGCCCGAAATCGCGCGTGCAGCGCGTCGGCGTCGAAGTCGTCCGCGACTACGGGGTAGTCGCGGCCTTCGCGCTGCTCTTTATCATCCTGAGCCTGGCGTCGCCGGCGTTCTTGTCGACGCGCAACTTGCTGAACATCCTGGATCAGTCCGCACCGGTGGCGATCATCGCCTGTGCCGGGACGCTCGTCATCATCGCCGGCGGCTTCGACCTGTCGGCCGGAGCGGTCTTCGCTCTCTCCGGCGTCATCGCCGCAAAGGTTGCGAACGCGGTCGATCCCGTCGTGGGCATGCTGGCGGCGCTCGTGGTCGCGACGCTCCTCGGGGTTTTCAATGGACTGCTAGTGGCCGGACTCCACATCAATCCGTTTGTCGCAACCTTCTCCTCCGCCATGATGATCCGGGGACTCGCGGTCGTCATCACCGGTGGATTCCTCGTGACGGTGACGGACCCGGCCTACACCGTGATTGGCCGAAACTCACTCTTTTCGGTCAAGTACTCGGTGTACATCTTGGCGGCGTTCGCTGCGGTCTGCTGGTTCCTGCTGGTACGTACCAAACTCGGTCGTCATATCTACGCAGTCGGCGGGAATCCTGAAGCAGCGCGGCTGTCCGGTATCCGGGTGGGGTGGATCCGTGTGCTCACCTTCGCGATCAGCGGCTTTGCAGCCGGACTGGCTGGCCTGATCGCCTCCTCCCGCGTCGCGACAGGTCAGGCGGATGCGGGCACCCTCATCGAGTTCACCGCCATCGCCGCTGTGGTGATCGGTGGGACGAGCATCATGGGTGGAGAAGGGACCATCTGGCGCACCGTGGTCGGCGTTCTCCTCCTGGCCCTCATCGGCAACGGGTTCAATATGCTGAGCGTCAACCCCTTCTATCAAGACATCGTCAAGGGCGCCATCATCGTGCTTGCGGTGGCGTTTGATGCGTGGTCGAAGCGGAGAGCGTAA
- a CDS encoding sugar ABC transporter ATP-binding protein has translation MSATRQPHVELAHIGKRFQGARALHDVSLTIELGSIHALVGENGAGKSTLGKIIAGVIQPDEGSMKLMGRPVTYRSPREALADGVTAIQQEIALVPQRTVLDNVFLGMEEGWRGLVDRRAMLRRFEELNESSGFALDPDALVSTLSIAEQQKVEIMRALARNAQLIVMDEPTARLSAAEARKLMDIIRDLRARGVTIVYVSHFLQEVLSIADTVTVLRNGEHVQTTPASDQTPDSLVTAMLGRPASTAFPEKVLPPADAPCVLSVRGLTRAGVFEDISFDLHAGEILGLTGLVGSGRSEVARAIFGADRYDAGTIELEGRPLRIRSTSDAVSAGLAMVPESRKDQGLHMRLPIRHNVTLPHLPKVSRAGVLDLVRERTAVQGLLERLDVKPARPGSLVSRLSGGNQQKVLFAKWLFEEPRVLLLDEPTRGVDVGAKRAIYELVASLAAKGMAVLLISSEIEEVLGLAHRVLVMRRGRIAAEFDSGQMAEEPILRAAFGSAEASSTREVA, from the coding sequence ATGAGCGCGACGCGCCAGCCGCACGTCGAACTGGCGCATATCGGGAAGCGCTTCCAGGGCGCCCGGGCGCTGCACGACGTGTCGCTGACCATCGAGCTTGGCTCGATCCATGCCCTCGTAGGGGAGAACGGGGCAGGTAAGTCCACGCTCGGGAAAATCATCGCCGGTGTCATCCAGCCGGACGAAGGAAGCATGAAGCTGATGGGGCGACCGGTGACCTACCGGTCGCCCCGCGAAGCCCTGGCGGATGGGGTCACGGCCATCCAGCAGGAGATCGCCCTCGTGCCGCAGCGCACCGTCCTCGACAACGTCTTCCTCGGCATGGAAGAGGGATGGCGGGGCCTCGTCGACCGGCGCGCGATGTTGCGTCGGTTTGAGGAGCTGAACGAGAGTTCAGGGTTCGCCCTGGACCCAGATGCCCTGGTGTCCACGCTGAGCATCGCCGAGCAGCAGAAGGTCGAGATTATGCGGGCGCTGGCGCGGAACGCCCAGCTCATCGTGATGGATGAGCCCACCGCGCGGCTGTCGGCCGCTGAGGCGCGCAAACTGATGGACATCATCCGAGATCTGCGTGCCCGCGGGGTGACCATCGTCTACGTCTCGCACTTCCTCCAGGAAGTCCTGTCGATCGCAGACACGGTCACCGTGCTGCGCAACGGGGAACACGTGCAAACGACCCCGGCATCCGACCAGACACCGGATAGCCTCGTGACCGCGATGTTGGGGCGTCCGGCGTCCACGGCCTTCCCCGAGAAAGTGCTTCCGCCAGCCGATGCGCCGTGTGTCCTCTCGGTGCGCGGCTTGACCCGTGCCGGTGTCTTTGAGGACATCTCCTTCGATCTCCATGCTGGAGAGATCCTCGGGCTCACTGGTCTGGTCGGCAGCGGGCGGTCCGAGGTCGCTCGCGCGATATTCGGGGCCGATCGCTACGATGCCGGCACCATCGAGCTCGAAGGACGGCCCCTGCGGATCCGCTCCACCAGTGATGCGGTCAGTGCCGGTCTGGCGATGGTGCCGGAGAGCCGAAAAGATCAAGGGCTCCATATGCGGCTACCCATTCGCCACAACGTCACGCTGCCGCACCTCCCGAAGGTTAGCCGGGCCGGTGTTCTCGACCTTGTCCGGGAACGGACAGCGGTCCAAGGCCTCCTGGAACGGCTCGATGTGAAGCCAGCCCGGCCGGGATCGCTGGTGAGCCGGCTGTCGGGCGGGAACCAGCAGAAGGTTCTCTTCGCAAAGTGGCTCTTCGAGGAACCACGGGTGTTGCTGCTCGATGAGCCGACACGTGGCGTCGATGTCGGCGCCAAGCGGGCGATCTACGAGCTGGTGGCCTCGCTCGCCGCGAAGGGAATGGCGGTTCTCTTGATCTCGTCCGAGATTGAGGAAGTGCTCGGGCTCGCCCATCGTGTCCTGGTCATGCGACGTGGCCGCATCGCGGCGGAGTTTGACAGCGGGCAGATGGCAGAGGAGCCGATCCTCCGGGCCGCGTTTGGTTCGGCAGAGGCGAGCTCGACGCGAGAGGTGGCATAA
- a CDS encoding proline dehydrogenase family protein, producing the protein MTAHGSSTLGENPLGQVSASVNLVFRKGILMATSNRWVSRFVRRYGMRLGAGRFVAGETFDEAVPVLRRLNEQGLRTNTTLLGEGVRDETMARGVADTYCDVLDRIAAEGLQTNIALKLTHLGLDLGEDIAYENVKRVVAHAATVGNFIRIDMEESARVDATLAIYRRLRADGFDNVGTVLQAMLYRTARDLEDLLPLKPNLRLVKGAYLESADVAYQKKSEVDRNYLYLAERMLDECSFTAIATHDERIIAHVIDYTKRHGIGSDRFEFQMLYGIRPQLQRDLVRQGYRVLVATPYGSEWYFYLMRRLAERPANLLFVLRGLAR; encoded by the coding sequence GTGACGGCGCATGGATCGTCGACACTCGGGGAGAATCCCCTCGGCCAGGTTTCGGCCTCGGTGAACCTGGTGTTCCGCAAGGGCATCCTCATGGCCACGTCGAACCGGTGGGTGTCACGGTTCGTGCGCCGGTACGGTATGCGCTTGGGCGCGGGCCGCTTCGTCGCGGGCGAGACCTTCGACGAGGCGGTCCCCGTCCTGCGCCGGCTCAACGAGCAAGGGCTGCGGACCAACACGACCCTCCTCGGCGAGGGGGTGCGCGACGAGACCATGGCCCGCGGCGTGGCCGATACCTACTGCGACGTGCTCGATCGGATCGCCGCCGAGGGGCTCCAGACGAATATCGCGCTTAAGCTGACGCACCTGGGGCTCGATCTCGGGGAGGATATCGCGTACGAGAACGTGAAGCGGGTGGTCGCCCACGCCGCAACCGTGGGCAACTTCATCCGCATCGACATGGAGGAGTCGGCGCGCGTCGACGCCACGCTGGCGATCTACCGTCGCCTGCGGGCCGACGGGTTCGACAATGTCGGCACCGTCCTCCAGGCGATGCTCTACCGCACCGCGCGGGACCTCGAGGACCTGCTACCGCTGAAGCCCAACCTGAGGCTGGTCAAGGGGGCGTACCTGGAGTCGGCGGACGTCGCCTACCAGAAGAAGAGCGAGGTCGACCGGAACTACCTGTACCTCGCGGAGCGGATGCTCGACGAGTGCAGCTTCACCGCGATCGCCACGCACGACGAGCGCATCATCGCGCACGTGATCGACTACACCAAGCGCCACGGCATCGGGTCGGATCGCTTCGAGTTCCAGATGCTCTACGGGATCCGGCCGCAGTTGCAGCGTGACCTCGTGCGGCAGGGCTACCGGGTGCTGGTGGCGACGCCCTACGGCAGCGAGTGGTACTTCTACCTCATGCGCCGGCTGGCTGAACGTCCGGCGAACCTGCTGTTTGTGCTCCGCGGGCTGGCGCGGTAG
- a CDS encoding proline racemase family protein, with protein sequence MAGRRIITTIDAHAGGEPLRVVTAGLPRLKGATMLERRREMRDHHDAVRRILMWEPRGHADMYGAILTPPVTPEADYGVLFMHNEGYSTMCGHGIIALTTVLLETGMHPVAGEETVIRYDSPAGLITARGTVVDGRVRQVAFENVPSFVYAPAVEVETPYGTFPVAVVFGGAFYALVDASVAGLEVRKEQVQDLIAFGMAVKHAVEAQLDVVHPLEPELRGIYGTIICGPPVDPAAHGRNVTIFADGEVDRSPCGTGTAARVAWLYANGQLGLGEPYVHESIIGSHYTARVLRETQVGDIAAVVPEIAGRGYLTGFHTFVVEEDDPFAGFLVR encoded by the coding sequence ATGGCCGGACGCCGGATAATCACCACCATCGATGCCCACGCGGGCGGGGAACCGCTGCGCGTGGTGACGGCGGGGCTGCCGCGGCTCAAGGGCGCGACGATGCTCGAGCGGCGGCGGGAGATGCGTGACCACCACGACGCGGTGCGGCGCATCTTGATGTGGGAGCCGCGCGGTCACGCCGACATGTACGGCGCTATCCTGACGCCACCGGTGACGCCCGAGGCCGACTACGGCGTACTCTTCATGCACAACGAGGGGTACTCCACCATGTGCGGCCACGGGATCATCGCCCTGACCACGGTGCTGCTGGAGACCGGCATGCACCCGGTGGCCGGCGAGGAGACGGTCATCCGCTACGACAGCCCGGCCGGGCTGATCACGGCGCGCGGGACCGTCGTTGATGGCCGAGTCCGGCAGGTGGCCTTCGAGAATGTTCCCTCCTTCGTCTACGCCCCGGCGGTCGAGGTCGAAACGCCATATGGGACATTCCCGGTGGCGGTGGTCTTCGGCGGCGCCTTCTACGCCCTGGTCGACGCCAGTGTGGCCGGGCTGGAGGTCCGGAAGGAGCAGGTACAGGACCTGATCGCCTTCGGCATGGCGGTCAAGCACGCGGTCGAGGCGCAGCTCGACGTGGTCCACCCGCTCGAGCCGGAACTGCGCGGGATCTACGGCACGATCATTTGTGGGCCGCCGGTTGACCCCGCGGCGCACGGGCGCAACGTGACGATCTTCGCGGACGGTGAGGTGGACCGTTCGCCCTGCGGCACCGGCACTGCGGCCCGCGTGGCGTGGCTCTACGCCAATGGCCAGCTCGGTCTGGGCGAGCCGTACGTGCATGAGAGCATCATCGGCAGCCACTACACGGCGCGGGTGCTGCGGGAGACCCAGGTCGGCGACATTGCCGCGGTGGTGCCGGAGATCGCGGGCCGCGGCTACCTCACCGGCTTCCATACCTTCGTGGTCGAGGAGGACGACCCGTTCGCCGGCTTCCTGGTGCGGTGA
- a CDS encoding hydantoinase B/oxoprolinase family protein: MRVSERKGPDPVTTEIIRNYFLSAAQDMNATLIRSSYTPVIYEGLDCAVAILDENADVLGQAAGVPLFVGNLEVCVKLTTEMYGRDIYEPGDVYYMNDPYLQGTHLNDATIFSPIFIDDELVGFAATRAHWLDVGGKDPGVTMDSTEVYQEGVRWPPTKIYSRYQPREDIIELLRRNSRFSYSLIGDMNAQIAACRTGEERFKAVVERFGLETVRAARDEIFRQSAELDREAIRAIPDGVYEAEGCLDNDGISDDPVPVKVRVTIDGDRMHVDLSGSAPATRGPINCGFAQTISATRMAYRLLIHPDRPVDGGTFPTLTVYAPEGSIFNAQEPAACQWYFTPLGLMTDLFISALAPAIPDKVAAAHYGDSMVVTIAGRDPRRGNAPFLTIEPTAGGWGGYKGGDGQDVLINNVNGAFRDFPVEVWETKYPIQIGSYRIRPDTGGPGKWRGGCGVSREYRFETDAHVYLWFERSKTPAWGLFGGGTAVGPENIFIGSRNERRLKGNALAVKAGDVMVLNTGGGGGYGDPLERDPEAVRADVINGYVTREGAARDYGVVLTDTLEIDEEATARRRAEMARARDAVEG, translated from the coding sequence ATGCGTGTGTCGGAGCGGAAAGGGCCGGATCCGGTTACGACAGAGATCATCAGGAACTACTTCCTGTCAGCCGCGCAGGACATGAACGCGACGCTGATTCGGTCGTCGTATACCCCGGTGATCTACGAAGGATTGGACTGCGCGGTCGCCATCCTCGATGAGAATGCCGACGTTCTCGGCCAAGCAGCGGGGGTGCCGCTGTTCGTCGGCAACCTTGAGGTGTGTGTCAAGTTGACCACAGAGATGTACGGCCGGGACATCTATGAACCGGGCGACGTCTATTACATGAACGACCCGTACCTGCAGGGGACACACCTCAACGACGCCACGATCTTCAGTCCTATCTTCATCGACGACGAGCTTGTCGGCTTCGCCGCAACCCGGGCGCACTGGCTTGATGTCGGTGGCAAAGATCCTGGCGTCACGATGGACTCCACGGAGGTCTATCAGGAGGGCGTGCGCTGGCCACCGACGAAGATCTACTCTCGCTACCAGCCGCGAGAAGACATCATCGAGTTGCTCCGGCGAAATAGCCGGTTCAGCTACTCACTTATCGGTGACATGAACGCGCAGATCGCCGCCTGCCGCACCGGCGAAGAGCGCTTCAAGGCTGTCGTTGAACGCTTCGGGCTGGAGACAGTGCGGGCGGCGCGGGATGAGATCTTCCGCCAGTCGGCTGAGCTGGATCGTGAGGCGATTCGCGCCATTCCGGATGGGGTCTACGAGGCCGAGGGTTGTCTGGATAACGACGGAATCTCCGATGACCCGGTGCCGGTCAAGGTGCGAGTGACGATCGACGGCGACCGGATGCACGTGGATCTTTCGGGTTCGGCTCCCGCGACGCGGGGACCCATTAACTGCGGCTTCGCGCAGACCATCTCCGCGACGCGCATGGCGTATCGGTTGCTGATCCACCCCGATCGCCCCGTCGATGGCGGGACGTTCCCCACGCTGACCGTCTACGCGCCGGAGGGCTCGATCTTCAACGCGCAGGAACCGGCTGCGTGCCAGTGGTACTTCACTCCGCTCGGGCTGATGACCGACCTGTTCATCTCGGCGCTCGCCCCTGCCATCCCCGACAAGGTGGCTGCGGCTCACTATGGTGACTCGATGGTGGTGACCATTGCAGGGCGCGACCCACGCCGTGGCAACGCCCCCTTCCTGACGATCGAGCCGACCGCTGGTGGTTGGGGCGGCTACAAGGGTGGTGATGGCCAGGACGTCCTCATCAACAACGTCAACGGCGCCTTCCGTGACTTCCCGGTTGAGGTCTGGGAGACCAAGTACCCGATCCAGATCGGTTCATATCGCATCCGGCCTGATACGGGTGGTCCGGGCAAGTGGCGCGGTGGTTGTGGGGTATCGCGGGAATATCGCTTCGAGACGGACGCCCACGTCTATCTCTGGTTCGAGCGCTCCAAGACCCCTGCCTGGGGACTCTTCGGCGGCGGGACAGCCGTGGGGCCGGAGAACATTTTCATCGGTAGCCGGAACGAGCGTCGGCTCAAAGGGAACGCCCTGGCGGTCAAGGCGGGTGACGTGATGGTGCTCAACACCGGCGGTGGCGGTGGCTATGGCGACCCGCTCGAGCGTGACCCAGAGGCGGTGCGCGCGGACGTCATCAATGGGTACGTCACGCGCGAGGGTGCGGCCCGGGACTACGGCGTCGTCCTTACCGATACCCTCGAGATCGACGAGGAGGCGACAGCCCGTCGGCGCGCTGAGATGGCCCGCGCCCGTGACGCGGTGGAGGGCTAA